The following coding sequences lie in one Methylotenera versatilis 301 genomic window:
- a CDS encoding cytochrome c1 — protein sequence MKLKNIMKKALLVIAFLPLVAFANEGAHLDKAPIDASNHESLQRGARTFVNYCLNCHSANFMRYNRLMEIGLTESQIKDNLLFAGEKVGDQMKVSMNKADAKKWFGVAPPDLSVEVRARGADWVYSYLRGFYRDSTSATGWGNCVFDPNTCKVAMPHVLYELQGEQEMNHETHQLTLTKPGHMSVAEYDALVGDLTNYLAYMSEPAKQQRNHLGWFVLLFLGVLLVLTYKLKKAYWKDIH from the coding sequence ATGAAACTTAAAAATATAATGAAAAAAGCTTTATTAGTTATAGCATTTTTACCATTAGTGGCTTTTGCTAACGAAGGTGCTCATTTAGATAAAGCACCAATCGATGCTTCAAATCATGAGTCATTGCAACGTGGTGCACGTACATTTGTTAACTATTGCTTAAATTGTCATAGTGCGAACTTTATGCGCTATAACCGATTGATGGAAATTGGTTTAACCGAGAGCCAAATTAAAGACAATTTGCTGTTCGCAGGTGAAAAAGTTGGCGATCAAATGAAGGTCTCTATGAATAAGGCGGACGCTAAGAAGTGGTTTGGTGTAGCGCCACCTGACTTGTCTGTTGAAGTGCGTGCTCGCGGTGCTGATTGGGTTTATAGCTATTTACGTGGTTTTTATCGTGATAGCACCAGCGCAACTGGATGGGGTAACTGTGTGTTTGACCCAAACACTTGTAAAGTAGCTATGCCGCACGTGCTCTACGAGTTGCAAGGCGAGCAGGAGATGAATCATGAAACACATCAACTTACACTTACAAAGCCTGGCCATATGTCGGTTGCTGAGTACGATGCTTTGGTTGGTGATTTAACAAACTATTTGGCTTATATGTCCGAGCCTGCAAAACAACAGCGCAATCATTTGGGCTGGTTTGTACTACTGTTTTTAGGGGTGTTGTTGGTGCTTACTTACAAACTCAAAAAAGCTTATTGGAAAGATATACATTAA
- a CDS encoding glutathione S-transferase N-terminal domain-containing protein: protein MMTLYSGTTDPYSHRCRIVLFEKGMDFQVIDVDLANKPEDLAVINPYNQVPVLVERDLVLSEANIINEYIDERFPHPQLMPPDPVMRARARLFLYNFEKELFDHIKDIESGDDEKADKARITIRDNLTQLVPIFSKQNYLLGDDYSMLDVAVTPLLWRLGHYGIDLQNQAAPILKYAERLFSRPLYSDAMTPSEKAMRK, encoded by the coding sequence ATGATGACCTTATACTCAGGGACGACTGATCCCTACAGCCACCGTTGCCGCATTGTTTTGTTTGAAAAAGGCATGGATTTTCAAGTAATTGACGTTGACCTTGCAAACAAACCAGAAGATTTGGCAGTAATTAACCCGTATAACCAAGTGCCGGTTTTGGTTGAGCGTGATTTAGTATTATCAGAAGCTAATATTATCAATGAATATATTGATGAGCGCTTTCCTCATCCACAATTGATGCCGCCTGATCCAGTCATGCGCGCACGTGCAAGGTTGTTCTTATATAACTTTGAAAAAGAGCTGTTTGATCATATTAAAGACATTGAGTCTGGTGATGATGAGAAGGCAGATAAAGCACGTATTACTATTCGCGATAATTTGACGCAATTAGTGCCAATTTTCTCTAAACAAAATTATTTGTTAGGTGACGATTACTCAATGCTAGATGTTGCTGTAACGCCACTGTTATGGCGCTTAGGCCACTACGGTATTGATTTGCAAAACCAAGCTGCGCCAATATTAAAGTATGCAGAACGTCTATTCTCAAGACCATTGTATTCAGATGCAATGACACCTTCAGAAAAAGCGATGCGTAAGTAA
- a CDS encoding ClpXP protease specificity-enhancing factor, with protein sequence MADFTSTKPYMVRAIHEWCMDNGCTPHLLVAVDSHTRVPVAYVKNGEIVLNVNYTATKDLLIDNEAISFSARFGGVSQNLYVPMHAVKGIFARENGQGMFFEIEDASLYAGKDEASDGQAEPSEDKNAIKSKKPTLTIVK encoded by the coding sequence ATGGCTGATTTCACCTCAACTAAACCTTATATGGTACGCGCTATACACGAATGGTGTATGGATAATGGCTGTACGCCGCATTTGCTGGTCGCGGTAGATAGTCACACCCGCGTACCTGTAGCGTATGTTAAAAATGGTGAAATTGTATTGAATGTGAACTATACGGCGACCAAAGATTTGCTGATCGATAATGAAGCTATTAGCTTTTCAGCAAGATTCGGCGGTGTTTCGCAAAACCTCTATGTACCTATGCATGCAGTAAAAGGTATTTTTGCACGTGAAAATGGTCAGGGAATGTTTTTTGAAATAGAGGACGCTTCACTTTATGCAGGTAAGGATGAGGCATCAGATGGCCAGGCAGAGCCTTCTGAAGATAAAAATGCAATAAAAAGTAAAAAACCTACATTAACTATCGTAAAGTAG
- the tuf gene encoding elongation factor Tu — translation MAKGKFERTKPHVNVGTIGHVDHGKTTLTAAITTILSKKFGGEAKAYDQIDAAPEEKARGITINTAHVEYETANRHYAHVDCPGHADYVKNMITGAAQMDGAILVCSAADGPMPQTREHILLARQVGVPYIVVYLNKADLVDDAELLELVEMEVRDLLSKYDFPGDDTPIITGSARAALEGDQTEIGEPSIFRLADALDNYIPMPERAIDGTFLMPVEDVFSISGRGTVVTGRIERGIIKVGEEIEIVGLKPTVKTTCTGVEMFRKLLDQGMAGDNVGVLLRGTKREDIERGQVLAKSGSIKPHTKFTAEIYVLGKDEGGRHTPFFQGYRPQFYFRTTDVTGAVELPAGTEMVMPGDNVSITVTLISPIAMEEGLRFAIREGGRTVGAGVVAKIIE, via the coding sequence ATGGCAAAAGGTAAATTTGAGCGGACCAAGCCGCACGTTAACGTAGGCACAATTGGCCACGTTGACCATGGTAAAACAACACTAACGGCAGCGATTACAACAATCCTGTCTAAAAAATTCGGTGGCGAAGCAAAAGCCTACGATCAAATTGACGCAGCACCAGAAGAAAAAGCACGTGGTATTACGATTAATACTGCCCACGTTGAATACGAAACAGCTAACCGCCACTACGCACACGTAGACTGTCCAGGCCACGCCGACTATGTTAAAAACATGATCACCGGCGCAGCACAAATGGACGGCGCGATCTTAGTATGTTCAGCAGCTGACGGTCCTATGCCACAAACACGTGAACACATCCTATTAGCACGTCAAGTTGGCGTACCTTATATCGTTGTTTACCTAAACAAAGCAGACTTAGTAGACGATGCTGAATTATTAGAACTCGTTGAAATGGAAGTGCGTGACTTGCTCAGCAAATACGACTTCCCAGGTGACGATACACCAATCATCACAGGCTCAGCACGTGCAGCATTAGAAGGCGACCAAACAGAAATCGGCGAGCCATCAATCTTCCGTCTTGCAGATGCATTAGACAACTACATCCCAATGCCAGAACGCGCAATTGACGGTACATTCTTAATGCCGGTTGAAGATGTATTCTCAATCTCTGGTCGTGGTACTGTAGTAACTGGTCGTATTGAACGCGGCATCATCAAAGTCGGTGAAGAAATTGAAATTGTTGGTCTAAAACCAACCGTAAAAACAACCTGTACTGGTGTTGAAATGTTCCGTAAATTACTAGACCAAGGTATGGCTGGTGATAACGTAGGTGTATTACTACGTGGTACAAAACGTGAAGACATCGAACGTGGTCAAGTATTAGCTAAATCAGGCTCAATCAAACCACACACAAAATTCACAGCAGAAATCTACGTGCTAGGTAAAGATGAAGGTGGTCGTCACACACCATTCTTCCAAGGTTACCGTCCACAATTCTACTTCCGTACTACAGACGTAACGGGCGCAGTAGAATTGCCAGCAGGAACAGAAATGGTCATGCCAGGTGATAACGTATCAATCACAGTGACATTGATCTCACCAATCGCGATGGAAGAAGGCTTGCGCTTCGCTATTCGTGAAGGTGGTCGTACTGTGGGTGCTGGTGTGGTGGCTAAGATTATTGAGTAA
- the secE gene encoding preprotein translocase subunit SecE yields MINKIKLLVAFLLLAAGIAGFYLLADKATVLRILAVLAGLGASVAVLWTTPIGQQSLVFIGEAVAEARKVVWPTRKETTQTTMVVFVLVVIMAAFLAVVDIGFAFMVQWLMGRGA; encoded by the coding sequence ATGATCAACAAAATTAAGTTGTTGGTGGCATTTTTGCTACTCGCTGCAGGCATTGCAGGATTTTACCTGTTGGCAGACAAAGCTACCGTGTTGCGTATACTTGCGGTGCTTGCTGGCTTAGGTGCTTCTGTTGCGGTGCTGTGGACAACGCCTATTGGTCAGCAGTCGCTTGTGTTTATCGGTGAGGCTGTAGCTGAGGCGCGTAAAGTGGTGTGGCCGACACGTAAAGAAACAACGCAAACTACTATGGTGGTCTTTGTGTTGGTGGTGATCATGGCTGCATTCTTAGCGGTGGTTGATATCGGATTTGCATTTATGGTGCAGTGGTTAATGGGACGGGGCGCGTAA
- the nusG gene encoding transcription termination/antitermination protein NusG: MSMKWYAVQAFSGFEKSVQKGLEERIVRTGLQEQFGQILVPIEEVIEMKAGQKTISERKLYPGYVLVQMAMTDESWHLVKSTPRVTAFIGGSAQKPTPIKDKEVDIILQRIDDSKSNPTQKLTFEKGESVRIVDGPFKDFSGNVEDVNYEKSKLHVSVVIFGRSTPVELEFSQIEKEV, translated from the coding sequence ATGAGTATGAAATGGTACGCGGTACAAGCTTTCTCAGGTTTTGAGAAGTCAGTGCAAAAGGGACTGGAAGAGCGCATCGTTCGCACTGGTCTGCAAGAGCAATTTGGTCAGATTCTAGTTCCAATCGAAGAAGTGATTGAGATGAAGGCTGGTCAAAAAACCATTTCTGAGCGCAAGCTTTATCCTGGTTATGTTTTAGTGCAAATGGCTATGACTGACGAAAGTTGGCATTTGGTTAAAAGTACGCCACGCGTAACAGCATTTATTGGTGGTAGCGCACAAAAGCCTACTCCAATCAAAGACAAAGAAGTAGATATCATCTTGCAGCGCATTGATGATAGTAAAAGTAATCCTACGCAAAAACTCACCTTTGAAAAAGGCGAGTCAGTACGCATTGTTGACGGTCCATTTAAAGATTTTTCTGGCAACGTTGAAGATGTTAACTACGAGAAGAGTAAGTTACATGTGTCTGTTGTGATTTTTGGACGCTCTACACCAGTTGAACTTGAGTTCAGTCAAATCGAAAAAGAAGTTTAG
- the rplK gene encoding 50S ribosomal protein L11, with amino-acid sequence MAKKVIGYIKLQIPAGKANPSPPVGPALGQRGLNIMEFCKAFNAATQGVEPGLPIPVVITAFADKSFTFVMKTPPATILIKKAANITKGSPRPHTDKVGKITRKQAEEIATTKMPDLTASDMDAAVRTIAGSARSMGIEVEGV; translated from the coding sequence ATGGCAAAGAAAGTCATTGGCTACATCAAACTGCAGATTCCTGCAGGTAAAGCCAACCCAAGTCCACCAGTCGGTCCAGCATTGGGTCAACGCGGTTTGAATATTATGGAATTCTGTAAGGCATTTAATGCTGCAACGCAAGGCGTAGAGCCAGGCTTGCCAATTCCAGTAGTGATTACAGCATTTGCTGATAAGAGCTTCACATTTGTGATGAAAACGCCTCCGGCGACTATTCTTATCAAAAAAGCGGCGAACATCACTAAAGGTTCACCACGTCCGCATACTGATAAAGTGGGCAAAATTACTCGTAAACAAGCTGAAGAAATTGCTACAACAAAAATGCCTGACTTAACAGCGTCAGATATGGATGCTGCAGTACGTACTATTGCAGGTAGTGCACGTAGTATGGGTATTGAAGTGGAGGGCGTATAA
- the rplA gene encoding 50S ribosomal protein L1 has protein sequence MAKRIDALRAKVDRNKLYPVTDGLTIVKENATAKFNESIDAVVNLGIDARKSDQLVRGALVLPNGTGKTTRVAVFAQGAQAEAAKAAGADIVGFEDLAEQVKAGVMDFDIVIATPDAMRIVGALGQILGPRGLMPNPKVGTVTPDAATAVKNAKAGQVQYRTDKGGIIHCTIGRASFTVEQLQGNLLALVDALNKAKPASTKGVYLKKLSISSTMGAGVRVDQASLVA, from the coding sequence ATGGCTAAAAGAATTGATGCACTACGTGCAAAAGTAGACCGTAACAAACTTTATCCAGTGACTGATGGTTTAACTATCGTTAAAGAAAATGCAACTGCAAAATTCAATGAATCAATTGATGCTGTTGTGAATCTAGGTATTGATGCTCGTAAATCTGACCAATTGGTTCGTGGTGCTTTAGTGTTGCCTAACGGAACAGGTAAAACAACACGCGTTGCAGTTTTTGCGCAAGGTGCACAAGCTGAAGCGGCTAAAGCTGCTGGTGCTGATATCGTTGGTTTTGAAGATTTGGCTGAGCAAGTTAAAGCTGGTGTAATGGATTTTGATATTGTTATTGCAACGCCAGATGCAATGCGTATCGTTGGTGCTTTAGGTCAAATCTTAGGCCCACGTGGTTTAATGCCAAATCCAAAAGTAGGTACTGTAACTCCTGATGCTGCTACTGCTGTTAAAAACGCAAAAGCTGGTCAAGTGCAATACCGTACAGATAAAGGCGGTATTATCCATTGCACAATCGGTCGCGCTTCTTTCACGGTTGAGCAATTACAAGGCAACTTGTTAGCTTTGGTGGATGCTTTAAATAAAGCAAAACCAGCTTCAACAAAAGGTGTTTACCTTAAGAAGCTATCTATCTCTAGCACTATGGGTGCTGGTGTACGTGTAGATCAAGCAAGTTTAGTAGCGTAA
- the rplJ gene encoding 50S ribosomal protein L10 — MSLNLTEKKAVVAEVSAQVAEAQAIVLAEYRGMGVADMTVLRSDARKSGVYLRVLKNSLVRRAVEGTAFSALADSMIGPLVFGISSDPVAAAKVLNNFAKTNDKFVIKAGAIPNQLMDVAGVQALASTLSREELLAKFARTLNEVPTKFARAMAAIRDAKEAA, encoded by the coding sequence TTGAGTCTAAATCTTACAGAGAAAAAAGCAGTAGTTGCTGAAGTAAGCGCGCAAGTTGCGGAAGCTCAAGCAATTGTTCTTGCTGAATATCGTGGTATGGGCGTGGCTGACATGACTGTATTACGCTCAGATGCTAGAAAATCAGGCGTGTATCTACGTGTGTTGAAAAACTCACTAGTGCGCCGTGCAGTTGAAGGCACAGCATTTTCAGCATTAGCAGATAGCATGATTGGCCCGTTGGTGTTTGGTATTTCATCAGACCCAGTTGCTGCGGCTAAAGTGTTGAACAATTTTGCAAAAACTAACGACAAGTTCGTGATTAAAGCGGGTGCAATTCCGAATCAGTTGATGGATGTTGCTGGCGTACAAGCCTTAGCGTCTACACTAAGTCGCGAAGAGTTGCTTGCTAAGTTTGCTCGTACGCTCAACGAAGTGCCAACCAAATTCGCTCGCGCGATGGCGGCAATTCGTGATGCTAAAGAAGCAGCTTAA
- the rplL gene encoding 50S ribosomal protein L7/L12 gives MAITNADILDAVGKMSVLDLTAFIKEIEEKFGVSAAAVAVAAGAGAGAPAAAAAEQTEFTVMILTAGEQKVSAIKAVREITGLGLKEAKDLVDGAPKAVKEGVSKADADAALKKLIEAGATGELK, from the coding sequence ATGGCAATTACAAATGCAGATATTTTAGATGCAGTAGGCAAGATGTCAGTTTTAGATTTGACAGCATTTATTAAAGAAATCGAAGAAAAATTTGGCGTATCAGCAGCTGCCGTAGCAGTAGCAGCTGGCGCTGGCGCTGGTGCACCAGCTGCAGCAGCTGCAGAGCAAACTGAGTTCACAGTTATGATTTTAACTGCTGGCGAACAAAAAGTTAGCGCAATTAAAGCAGTTCGTGAAATCACTGGTTTAGGCTTGAAAGAAGCTAAAGACCTAGTTGATGGCGCACCTAAAGCAGTTAAAGAAGGTGTTTCAAAAGCTGATGCTGATGCAGCATTGAAAAAATTGATTGAAGCTGGCGCGACTGGCGAACTTAAGTAA
- the rpoB gene encoding DNA-directed RNA polymerase subunit beta, whose product MSYSFTEKKRLRKSFAKRESVQEIPYLLAMQLESYKAFLQAEIPADKRTEDGLQSTFASVFPIISHSGNARLDYVSYQLGAEPFDVKECQQRGLTYAAPLRVKVRLTIMDKEASKPTVKEVKEQEVYMGELPLMTENGSFVINGTERVIVSQLHRSPGVFFEHDRGKTHSSGKLLFSARIIPYRGSWLDFEFDPKDYLYFRIDRRRKMPVTILLKALGYTPEQIIATFFDFDTFHVSAKGVEFTLVPDRLRGEVAKFDIVAKDGEVLVAKDKRITVKHIRDMEKAGVSKIAVPQDFILGRAIGKNIVDKETGEIVANANDEITESLLEKLIDAKVGEINTLYSNDLDHGDYISQTLRIDEIPDQYSARVAIYRMMRPGEPPTEDSVEALFNGLFFNEDRYDLSRVGRMKFNRRAFPEKAEDRQSNWMRKFYETVGPRGAEGAYILSNDDILAVIGVLLELRNGRGEIDDIDHLGNRRIRSVGELAENQFRTGLVRVERAVKERLSQAESDNLMPHDLINAKPVSSAIREFFGSSQLSQFMDQTNPLSEITHKRRISALGPGGLTRERAGFEVRDVHSTHYGRMCPIETPEGPNIGLINSLALYARTNEYGFLETPYRRVEGNKVSDTIDYLSAIEESQYMIAQANTDLDAKNMFVEDLVSSRHHNEFTMTQPDRVQYMDVAPGQIVSVAASLIPFLEHDDANRALMGANMQRQAVPCLRAEKAVVGTGIERTVAVDSGTTVQARRGGLVDYVDSGRIVVRVNDDEAKDGEVGVDIYNLTKYTRSNQNTNINQRPLVRVGDKLARGDVIADGASTDMGELALGQNMLVGFMPWNGYNYEDSILISERVVADDRYTSIHIEELTVVARDTKLGAEEITQDISNLSERMLGRLDEVGIIYIGADVEAGDVLVGKVTPKGETQLTPEEKLLRAIFGEKASDVKDTSLRVPSGMSGTVIDVQVFTREGLERDSRAQQIIDDQLTHYKQDLADQMRIVEDDAFGRIRRLIEGKTATGGPNKLKKGDVLTAEYLASVGRYDWFDIRLTDEETARQLEQLKDSLAQARVNFDSKFEEKKRKLTQGDELPAGVQKMVKVYLAVKRRIQPGDKMAGRHGNKGVISKICPIEDMPHMADGTPMDIVLNPLGVPSRMNIGQILEVHLGWAAKGLGLRIDEMLREEAKVADIRKFLEQIYNDSTGKKEDINSFTDTEVLELARNLTNGVPFATPVFDGAAESDIKAMLDLAYPDDAARTKQLKFHAGKTQVTLFDGRTGDAFERPVTVGYMHVLKLHHLVDDKMHARSTGPYSLVTQQPLGGKAQFGGQRFGEMEVWALEAYGASYTLQEMLTVKSDDVTGRTKVYENIVKGEHKIDAGMPESFNVLVKEIRSLAIDIDLDRN is encoded by the coding sequence ATGAGCTATTCCTTCACCGAAAAGAAACGCCTTCGTAAAAGTTTCGCCAAGCGCGAAAGTGTTCAAGAAATTCCATACTTACTTGCAATGCAGTTAGAGTCATACAAAGCATTCTTGCAAGCAGAAATCCCAGCAGATAAGCGTACAGAAGATGGTTTGCAATCTACTTTCGCTTCAGTTTTCCCTATCATCAGCCATTCAGGTAATGCGCGTTTAGATTACGTTAGCTATCAATTAGGCGCTGAGCCTTTTGATGTAAAAGAGTGTCAACAGCGTGGTTTAACTTACGCTGCACCTTTGCGCGTAAAAGTTCGTTTGACCATTATGGACAAAGAAGCTTCTAAGCCAACAGTTAAAGAAGTGAAAGAGCAAGAAGTTTACATGGGCGAATTGCCTTTGATGACGGAAAATGGCTCATTTGTGATTAACGGTACTGAGCGTGTGATTGTTTCTCAATTACATCGTAGCCCAGGCGTGTTCTTTGAGCATGATCGTGGTAAAACACATAGCTCAGGTAAATTGCTATTCTCAGCACGTATCATTCCTTACCGTGGCTCGTGGTTAGATTTCGAGTTTGATCCTAAAGATTACTTGTATTTCCGTATCGATCGTCGCCGTAAAATGCCAGTGACCATTTTGCTTAAAGCACTTGGTTATACGCCAGAGCAAATCATCGCTACATTCTTTGACTTCGATACTTTCCACGTCAGTGCAAAAGGTGTTGAGTTCACATTAGTGCCTGATCGTCTACGTGGCGAAGTGGCTAAATTTGACATCGTAGCTAAAGATGGTGAAGTATTAGTTGCAAAAGACAAGCGTATTACCGTAAAACATATCCGTGATATGGAAAAAGCTGGCGTGAGCAAAATTGCTGTGCCACAAGACTTTATTCTAGGTCGTGCGATTGGTAAAAATATTGTTGATAAAGAAACTGGCGAAATCGTTGCGAATGCCAATGATGAAATTACAGAATCATTGTTAGAGAAATTAATTGACGCAAAAGTAGGCGAAATTAATACCCTTTATTCTAATGACTTAGATCACGGCGACTATATCTCTCAAACATTACGTATTGATGAAATTCCTGATCAATATAGTGCACGTGTTGCGATTTACCGCATGATGCGCCCAGGCGAGCCGCCAACTGAAGATTCAGTAGAAGCGCTATTTAATGGTTTATTCTTCAATGAAGATCGTTATGATTTGTCACGCGTAGGTCGTATGAAGTTTAATCGTCGTGCATTCCCTGAAAAAGCGGAAGATCGTCAATCAAACTGGATGCGTAAGTTCTACGAGACGGTAGGTCCACGTGGTGCTGAAGGTGCGTACATTCTTTCAAATGACGATATCCTTGCTGTTATTGGCGTTTTGCTAGAGTTACGCAATGGCCGTGGCGAAATCGATGATATTGACCATTTAGGTAATCGTCGTATTCGTTCAGTAGGCGAGTTGGCAGAAAATCAATTCCGTACAGGTCTAGTTCGTGTAGAGCGCGCTGTTAAAGAGCGTTTGTCACAAGCTGAATCAGACAACTTGATGCCGCATGACTTGATTAACGCTAAACCAGTATCTAGCGCAATTCGTGAATTCTTTGGCTCAAGCCAATTGTCACAGTTTATGGATCAAACCAATCCATTGTCTGAAATTACGCATAAACGCCGTATCTCAGCACTTGGCCCTGGTGGTTTGACACGTGAACGCGCAGGTTTCGAAGTGCGTGACGTTCACTCAACCCACTATGGTCGTATGTGTCCGATTGAAACACCTGAAGGTCCAAACATTGGTTTGATTAACTCATTGGCTTTGTATGCACGTACTAATGAATACGGTTTCTTAGAAACACCGTATCGTCGTGTAGAAGGCAATAAAGTGTCTGACACTATTGACTATCTTTCAGCCATTGAAGAAAGCCAGTACATGATCGCGCAAGCGAACACAGACTTAGATGCTAAGAACATGTTTGTTGAAGACTTGGTCTCATCACGTCATCACAACGAGTTCACCATGACGCAGCCAGATCGCGTTCAATATATGGACGTTGCGCCTGGTCAAATTGTATCTGTTGCGGCTTCATTGATTCCATTCTTGGAACACGATGATGCGAACCGCGCATTGATGGGTGCCAACATGCAACGTCAAGCAGTGCCTTGTCTACGTGCTGAAAAAGCCGTGGTTGGTACAGGTATTGAGCGTACTGTAGCGGTCGACTCTGGTACGACAGTGCAAGCGCGTCGTGGCGGTTTGGTAGATTACGTTGATTCTGGTCGTATCGTGGTTCGTGTAAACGATGATGAAGCAAAAGATGGTGAAGTTGGTGTAGATATTTACAACTTAACTAAATATACACGGTCAAACCAGAACACAAACATTAACCAACGTCCATTGGTTCGCGTAGGCGATAAATTGGCACGCGGTGATGTGATTGCCGATGGTGCTTCAACGGATATGGGTGAGTTGGCTTTAGGTCAAAACATGTTAGTTGGCTTTATGCCTTGGAATGGTTATAACTACGAAGACTCGATTTTGATTTCAGAGCGCGTAGTTGCAGATGACCGCTACACTTCAATTCACATTGAAGAGCTAACTGTTGTTGCTCGCGATACGAAACTTGGTGCTGAAGAAATCACACAAGATATTTCAAACCTAAGCGAGCGTATGTTAGGTCGTTTGGATGAAGTGGGTATTATTTATATCGGTGCTGATGTTGAGGCGGGCGATGTTCTAGTTGGTAAAGTGACTCCAAAAGGTGAAACACAACTGACGCCAGAAGAGAAATTGTTACGCGCTATTTTCGGTGAAAAAGCTTCTGATGTTAAAGATACTTCATTGCGCGTGCCATCAGGCATGAGCGGTACAGTGATTGACGTACAAGTGTTTACACGTGAAGGTTTAGAGCGTGATTCACGTGCGCAACAAATTATTGATGATCAGTTAACTCATTACAAACAAGACTTAGCCGACCAAATGCGTATTGTTGAAGACGATGCATTCGGACGTATTCGTCGCTTGATTGAAGGTAAAACTGCAACTGGTGGTCCTAATAAACTGAAAAAAGGCGATGTGCTAACTGCTGAGTATTTAGCTTCAGTAGGTCGCTATGACTGGTTTGATATTCGCTTAACTGACGAAGAAACAGCACGTCAATTAGAGCAATTGAAAGACAGTTTGGCTCAAGCACGTGTTAACTTTGACAGCAAATTTGAAGAGAAAAAACGTAAATTAACGCAAGGTGATGAGTTGCCAGCTGGCGTACAGAAAATGGTTAAAGTGTATTTAGCTGTTAAACGTCGCATTCAGCCTGGTGATAAAATGGCCGGTCGTCACGGTAACAAGGGTGTTATTTCAAAAATCTGTCCAATCGAAGATATGCCGCACATGGCGGATGGTACACCTATGGACATCGTGTTGAACCCACTAGGTGTTCCTTCACGTATGAACATCGGTCAGATTCTAGAAGTTCACTTGGGCTGGGCTGCTAAAGGTCTAGGTTTGCGTATTGATGAAATGTTACGCGAAGAAGCTAAAGTAGCTGATATCCGTAAGTTCCTTGAGCAAATCTACAACGACAGCACAGGTAAAAAAGAAGATATCAATTCGTTTACTGACACTGAAGTATTAGAACTTGCACGTAACCTAACAAACGGCGTGCCTTTCGCAACGCCAGTATTTGATGGTGCAGCAGAATCTGATATTAAAGCGATGCTAGATTTAGCTTACCCCGATGATGCAGCGCGTACTAAACAGTTGAAATTCCATGCTGGTAAGACGCAAGTGACGTTATTCGATGGTCGCACAGGTGATGCATTTGAACGTCCAGTCACTGTTGGTTATATGCACGTATTGAAATTGCATCACTTGGTTGATGACAAAATGCATGCACGTTCAACAGGTCCTTACTCATTAGTCACGCAACAACCATTGGGCGGTAAAGCACAATTTGGTGGTCAGCGTTTCGGTGAGATGGAGGTTTGGGCGCTTGAAGCTTATGGTGCTTCATATACATTACAAGAAATGCTGACAGTGAAGTCTGATGACGTCACTGGTCGTACAAAAGTATATGAAAATATTGTTAAAGGCGAACACAAAATTGATGCTGGTATGCCGGAATCATTCAACGTGTTAGTGAAAGAAATTCGTTCACTTGCTATCGACATTGACCTAGACAGAAACTAA